In the genome of Olsenella profusa DSM 13989, one region contains:
- the pgi gene encoding glucose-6-phosphate isomerase produces the protein MAEVVAPIDVTHTSEWTALRDHHERLQTREFSLKQCFATDPQRVRKLSFDLGELHIDLSKNLVTDETVKLLVALGRAVGIEPRRDAMFSGAHINTTEDRAVLHTALRRPASDAGALIVDGQDCVADVHEVLDRMYAFANDVRSGVWKGVTGRAITDVVSIGIGGSDLGPVMVYEALGALPRAVRVHYVSNIDPNDMSEKVKGLDPETTLVVVVSKTFTTLETMTNAREVRTWLLGGLTSQGAIDGGDESVAKAIASHFVAVSTNLKLVEEFGIDPQNAFGFWSWVGGRYSVDAAVGLSVILAYGPEVFDELLAGFHEVDTYFCETPLEQNVVALMGLMNVWYANFWGAESHAVLPYNQYLHRFPAYLQQLTMESNGKSTRWDGTAVTTKTGEIFWGEAGTNGQHSFYQLIHQGTHLIPADFIAFANTANPNRDGEQDVHELLLANFLAQTKALAFGKTAEEVRAEGTAEWMVPARVFEGNRPTTSIFGDELNAHALGMLVALYEHITFVEGTVWGIDSFDQWGVELGKQLAKQITPAFHDDEALSAQDESTRALIAFYRKVRR, from the coding sequence ATGGCAGAGGTTGTAGCACCCATCGATGTCACTCATACCAGCGAGTGGACCGCGCTCAGGGATCACCATGAACGGCTGCAGACGAGGGAATTCTCTCTCAAGCAGTGCTTTGCCACTGATCCCCAGCGCGTGAGGAAGCTCTCGTTCGATCTGGGGGAGCTGCACATCGACCTGTCCAAGAACCTCGTGACGGACGAGACCGTCAAGCTGCTCGTCGCGCTGGGCAGGGCAGTGGGCATCGAGCCGCGGCGCGATGCCATGTTCTCCGGCGCGCACATCAACACCACCGAGGATCGTGCCGTGCTGCACACGGCGCTGCGGCGTCCCGCCTCTGACGCGGGCGCCCTCATCGTGGACGGCCAGGATTGCGTGGCGGACGTCCATGAGGTGCTCGACCGCATGTATGCGTTTGCGAACGACGTGCGCTCGGGGGTATGGAAGGGCGTCACGGGCAGGGCCATCACCGACGTCGTGTCGATCGGCATCGGCGGGTCCGATCTTGGCCCCGTCATGGTGTACGAGGCCCTGGGGGCCCTGCCGCGCGCCGTCAGGGTGCACTACGTCTCCAACATCGACCCCAACGACATGTCCGAGAAGGTCAAGGGGCTCGATCCCGAGACCACGCTCGTGGTGGTCGTCTCCAAGACGTTCACCACGCTCGAGACCATGACCAACGCGCGTGAGGTGCGCACCTGGCTGCTTGGTGGCCTGACGTCACAGGGCGCCATCGACGGCGGGGACGAGTCTGTGGCCAAGGCCATCGCGAGCCACTTCGTGGCCGTGTCCACCAATCTCAAGCTGGTGGAGGAGTTCGGCATCGACCCCCAGAACGCCTTCGGCTTCTGGAGCTGGGTCGGTGGCCGCTACTCGGTCGACGCGGCGGTGGGCCTCTCGGTGATCCTGGCCTATGGCCCCGAGGTGTTCGACGAGCTTCTGGCGGGCTTCCATGAGGTGGACACCTACTTCTGCGAGACGCCGCTCGAGCAGAACGTCGTTGCGCTCATGGGTCTCATGAACGTGTGGTATGCGAACTTCTGGGGAGCCGAGAGCCACGCCGTGCTCCCGTACAACCAGTATCTGCACCGCTTCCCCGCCTATCTGCAGCAGCTCACGATGGAGTCCAACGGCAAGTCCACGCGCTGGGACGGCACGGCCGTCACCACCAAGACGGGCGAGATCTTCTGGGGCGAGGCGGGCACCAATGGCCAGCACTCGTTCTACCAGCTCATCCATCAGGGCACGCACCTGATCCCCGCCGACTTCATCGCCTTTGCGAACACGGCCAACCCCAACAGGGATGGGGAGCAGGACGTCCACGAGCTGCTCTTGGCCAACTTCCTTGCGCAGACCAAGGCGCTGGCGTTTGGCAAGACGGCCGAGGAGGTGCGCGCCGAGGGCACGGCCGAGTGGATGGTGCCCGCCCGCGTGTTCGAGGGCAACAGGCCCACGACCTCCATCTTTGGCGACGAGCTGAACGCCCATGCGCTGGGCATGCTCGTGGCGCTCTATGAGCACATCACGTTCGTGGAGGGTACGGTGTGGGGGATCGACTCCTTTGACCAGTGGGGCGTCGAGCTGGGCAAGCAGTTGGCCAAGCAGATCACGCCCGCCTTCCACGACGACGAGGCGCTGTCCGCCCAGGACGAGAGCACCAGGGCGCTCATCGCGTTCTACCGCAAGGTGCGCAGGTGA
- a CDS encoding phosphatase PAP2 family protein, with protein sequence MHRTFRGLVRDNVHTIVMVIAIIVFVWLLQEVLEGEAIRLDTLAYQVIVLHMRRPWLTPIMQSVSELALPVVLVVVMLTVEAFAPGRWPGLCAAVNLVCVVILNTLLKAIIHRPRPDGFRLIAETGYSFPSGHSMIAMAFYGLLAWMVWHYERDRLVRYLCVIGFGVVVVAVGFSRIYLGVHYFTDVLAGFAVSLAWLCLYVRLFVPLFMPCELAWRRPSKRARGEPRQG encoded by the coding sequence GTGCATCGCACGTTCAGGGGGCTCGTGCGGGATAACGTGCACACCATCGTGATGGTCATCGCAATCATCGTGTTCGTCTGGCTGCTCCAGGAGGTGCTCGAGGGCGAGGCCATCAGGCTGGACACCCTGGCATATCAGGTCATTGTCCTGCACATGCGTCGACCCTGGCTCACCCCCATCATGCAATCCGTCTCGGAGCTGGCTCTGCCCGTGGTGTTGGTGGTGGTCATGCTCACCGTCGAGGCCTTTGCCCCCGGCAGGTGGCCGGGACTCTGTGCCGCGGTCAACCTCGTCTGCGTCGTCATCCTCAACACGCTGCTCAAGGCCATCATCCACCGACCTCGCCCGGATGGCTTCCGCCTCATTGCCGAGACGGGCTACAGCTTCCCTTCGGGCCACTCCATGATTGCGATGGCGTTCTATGGGCTGCTGGCATGGATGGTGTGGCACTATGAGCGCGACCGCCTTGTGAGGTACCTCTGCGTGATCGGCTTTGGCGTCGTGGTGGTAGCCGTGGGATTCAGCCGTATCTACCTGGGCGTCCACTACTTTACCGACGTGCTCGCCGGCTTCGCCGTCTCGCTGGCGTGGCTCTGCCTCTACGTGAGGCTCTTCGTGCCGCTCTTCATGCCATGCGAGTTGGCATGGCGCCGCCCGAGCAAACGCGCACGCGGCGAACCGCGGCAGGGCTAG
- a CDS encoding LytR/AlgR family response regulator transcription factor, with translation MLNALIIDDEAPARSELRFLLEETGRVDTIEEASNAREAVELLVRYKEDAAHHRGTDVLFLDIHMPKTSGMQLAEALHKLKNPPDVIFVTAYGEYAVEAFNVDAVDYLMKPVETIRLERALDKVEAREQRTATATDPATERIPVEKGGRKVLVPIDQIRYIEAKDDYSCIYTADDRFLSTISLAKLEDRLVPHGFFRVHRGYIVNLEHIEDVEVISSGILQLGLKGVEEKKIPVSRRRVVSLKRALGI, from the coding sequence ATGCTTAACGCACTGATAATTGATGACGAGGCTCCGGCACGCTCTGAGCTGCGCTTTCTCCTCGAGGAGACGGGGCGTGTGGATACCATCGAGGAGGCCTCCAACGCGCGTGAGGCCGTGGAGCTGCTGGTGCGCTACAAGGAGGATGCGGCTCACCACCGTGGGACGGATGTGCTCTTCCTGGATATCCATATGCCCAAGACGTCCGGCATGCAGCTTGCCGAGGCGCTTCACAAGCTCAAGAACCCTCCCGACGTCATCTTTGTCACGGCGTACGGCGAGTATGCCGTGGAGGCCTTCAACGTCGATGCGGTCGACTACCTCATGAAGCCCGTCGAGACCATTCGCCTGGAGCGTGCGCTGGACAAGGTGGAGGCCCGCGAGCAGCGCACCGCCACGGCGACGGATCCGGCCACCGAGCGCATTCCCGTGGAGAAGGGTGGCCGCAAGGTGCTCGTCCCCATCGACCAGATTCGCTACATCGAGGCCAAGGATGACTATTCCTGCATCTACACGGCCGATGACCGCTTCCTCTCCACCATCTCGCTTGCCAAGCTCGAGGATCGTCTGGTGCCCCATGGGTTCTTCCGCGTGCACCGCGGCTACATCGTCAACCTCGAGCACATCGAGGACGTCGAGGTCATCTCAAGCGGTATTCTCCAGCTTGGTCTCAAGGGCGTCGAGGAGAAGAAGATTCCCGTGTCGCGCAGGCGCGTCGTCTCGCTGAAGCGAGCTCTGGGCATCTAG
- the trxA gene encoding thioredoxin, which translates to MANALTAAEFDTLVAKSDKPVLVDFWASWCGPCRALGPVIEQVGDEMADRLTVLKCNVDDEGELAQQFQIVSIPTLILFKDGKPAHTMVGNMPKADLVKELEANL; encoded by the coding sequence ATGGCTAACGCGCTTACCGCCGCAGAGTTCGACACCCTGGTCGCAAAGTCCGACAAGCCCGTCCTCGTGGACTTCTGGGCGTCCTGGTGCGGCCCCTGCCGCGCCCTTGGTCCCGTCATCGAACAGGTGGGCGACGAGATGGCAGACAGGCTCACCGTCCTCAAGTGCAACGTGGACGACGAGGGCGAGCTTGCCCAGCAGTTCCAGATCGTGTCCATCCCCACGCTCATCCTGTTCAAGGACGGCAAGCCCGCCCACACCATGGTGGGCAACATGCCCAAGGCCGATCTCGTCAAGGAGCTCGAGGCCAACCTGTAG
- a CDS encoding sensor histidine kinase, producing the protein MSRLALGPSSRSALLIRLVLAVATVGMLCLLARGIIRDNLAAAAVAGGTLAVLIVLEGSVFLAPDDLRSQAMRRTLSLASATLGHMSSGLTREGSVAVCQLLLAETGATAIAITNTRAVLAYVGEGTLGVGGGGPLSDATREVLKSGRVLTFTNPATASDGMAGSSTGKDAPRLRAAVFAPLKVADHCVGTIKFYYRHSHELDRTQLTIVRGFAELLSTQLSTHELERQAELTARAEVKALQAQINPHFLFNALNTMAALTRTDPARARDLLREFAVYYRCQLESTESLIPLQEELAQTRRYLKIEKARFGDDRIVESEMVGEGCENVMVPGFIVQPIVENSVRHGMRDEGMLHIDIQVTTDGDDVLLAVADDGVGMDVDAERRLMDADASRGGARGTGVALRNVADRVRHFYGEHSGVEIMSKQGEGTVVTLRLARVALRIGRHENNPV; encoded by the coding sequence GTGAGTAGGCTCGCACTCGGGCCGTCGTCTCGCTCGGCGCTTCTCATCCGCCTGGTGCTCGCCGTTGCCACCGTCGGCATGCTGTGTCTGCTGGCCCGGGGCATCATCCGAGACAATCTGGCCGCGGCGGCCGTGGCTGGCGGCACGCTGGCCGTGCTCATCGTGCTGGAGGGGTCCGTGTTCCTGGCCCCGGATGACCTACGCTCTCAGGCCATGCGTCGCACCCTGAGCCTTGCCTCGGCAACGCTGGGCCACATGTCCTCCGGTCTCACGCGCGAGGGCTCTGTCGCGGTGTGCCAGCTGCTGTTGGCCGAGACAGGCGCGACGGCCATCGCCATCACCAACACGCGGGCAGTGCTTGCCTACGTTGGCGAGGGCACCTTGGGCGTGGGCGGTGGTGGTCCCCTCTCGGATGCGACTCGCGAGGTGCTGAAGAGTGGACGCGTGCTCACCTTCACCAACCCTGCCACCGCCTCTGACGGCATGGCTGGTTCCTCGACGGGGAAGGATGCACCGCGCCTGCGCGCGGCCGTGTTCGCGCCGCTCAAGGTAGCCGACCACTGCGTGGGCACCATCAAGTTCTACTACCGACACAGCCATGAGCTTGATCGCACGCAACTCACCATCGTCCGTGGCTTTGCCGAGCTGCTCTCGACGCAGCTCTCCACCCACGAGCTGGAGCGGCAGGCAGAGCTTACGGCCCGCGCGGAGGTCAAGGCGCTGCAGGCGCAGATCAACCCACACTTCCTCTTCAACGCGCTCAATACGATGGCGGCCCTCACGCGCACCGATCCGGCACGGGCGCGTGACCTCCTGCGTGAGTTTGCCGTGTACTACCGCTGTCAGCTCGAGAGCACCGAGTCGCTCATCCCCCTGCAGGAGGAACTTGCGCAGACCAGGCGCTACCTCAAGATAGAGAAGGCGCGCTTTGGCGACGATCGCATCGTGGAGTCCGAGATGGTGGGCGAGGGGTGCGAGAACGTGATGGTGCCCGGGTTCATCGTGCAGCCCATCGTGGAGAACTCGGTGCGCCACGGCATGCGTGACGAGGGGATGCTGCACATAGACATACAGGTTACGACGGATGGCGATGATGTGCTGCTTGCCGTTGCCGATGACGGTGTCGGCATGGACGTCGATGCCGAACGCCGCCTGATGGATGCCGATGCCTCTCGGGGGGGCGCGCGTGGCACCGGTGTCGCCCTGCGCAACGTGGCCGACCGCGTGCGTCACTTCTACGGCGAGCACTCCGGCGTAGAGATCATGTCCAAGCAGGGAGAGGGAACGGTGGTCACACTGCGTCTCGCACGGGTCGCCCTGCGCATCGGCCGTCATGAGAATAACCCCGTCTAG
- the gluQRS gene encoding tRNA glutamyl-Q(34) synthetase GluQRS yields MGRKISTRVTYRPFAHGDERALARLYARIWLAGEDADRARTTSRFLVSHYLAESTHGVVAEAGGTAVGAALLRAGDGARLGSGEDAPTRPTDACAMDLDLDELRMAQDVWDTHALRGAAQLTLLMVDPGTHGLGVGRELLARARTVMHDAGATDLFLMTDDSCDTGFYDHMGLTRQVMRTGPPSIYLYDGKVGTKPVGRLAPTPSGRMHLGNAFSALMAWLAARSQGGRMVLRIEDLDPRARDPHAADLIMRDLDWLGLSWDEGPYHQSRRGDLYRDAIDRLRSQGLTYPCFCTRSELHAASAPHASDGTYVYQGTCRKLTPRQVAERRRVRPPAVRLRVPDEDDPTGTIALDDLCYGPHEETLAHDCGDFLVERSDGVIAYQLAVVVDDGLMGVTQVVRGNDLLGSSARQAHLARLLGFAPPAYGHVPLLMGADGRRLSKRDHDLDLGALRAAGVSPRRVVGRLAALVGLAEPDEEVDPEKLVGRFSWETLRAHRTNATVGDTFLL; encoded by the coding sequence GTGGGGCGGAAGATCTCGACACGGGTGACGTATCGCCCGTTTGCGCACGGGGACGAGCGTGCCCTGGCACGACTGTATGCACGGATCTGGCTTGCGGGCGAGGACGCCGACCGTGCCCGCACTACCAGCAGGTTCCTCGTCTCCCACTATCTGGCGGAGTCCACGCACGGCGTTGTGGCCGAGGCTGGTGGCACTGCGGTGGGCGCCGCGCTGCTGCGTGCGGGCGATGGGGCACGCCTGGGCAGCGGCGAGGACGCGCCGACGCGGCCCACCGATGCTTGTGCCATGGACCTCGACCTGGACGAGCTGCGCATGGCGCAGGACGTCTGGGACACCCATGCCCTGCGCGGAGCTGCACAGCTCACGCTGCTGATGGTCGATCCGGGGACGCATGGCCTGGGCGTGGGCCGCGAGCTTCTGGCCCGCGCACGCACGGTGATGCATGACGCCGGTGCCACCGACCTCTTCCTCATGACGGACGACAGCTGCGACACGGGGTTCTATGATCACATGGGACTCACGCGGCAGGTCATGCGCACGGGACCCCCCTCCATCTACCTCTATGACGGCAAGGTGGGGACGAAGCCCGTGGGGCGCCTTGCCCCCACGCCATCCGGTCGCATGCACCTGGGCAATGCCTTCTCCGCGCTCATGGCCTGGCTTGCCGCAAGGAGCCAGGGTGGCCGCATGGTCCTGCGCATAGAGGACCTCGACCCCCGTGCGCGGGATCCCCACGCCGCCGACCTCATCATGCGGGATCTCGACTGGCTGGGGCTCTCGTGGGACGAGGGCCCCTACCATCAGAGCCGGCGGGGCGACCTCTATCGCGACGCCATCGATCGCCTGCGGTCTCAGGGCCTCACCTATCCCTGCTTCTGCACCAGAAGCGAGCTCCATGCCGCAAGCGCCCCACATGCCTCCGACGGCACCTATGTGTACCAGGGAACCTGCAGGAAGCTCACGCCCAGGCAGGTCGCCGAGAGACGCAGGGTCCGTCCGCCCGCCGTACGCCTGCGCGTGCCGGATGAGGATGACCCCACCGGCACCATAGCCCTTGACGACCTCTGCTATGGGCCGCATGAGGAGACGCTCGCGCACGACTGCGGGGACTTCCTCGTCGAGCGTAGCGACGGTGTGATTGCCTACCAGCTTGCCGTGGTGGTCGATGACGGGCTCATGGGCGTGACGCAGGTCGTGCGTGGCAACGACCTTCTGGGGTCAAGCGCCCGCCAGGCCCATCTGGCGCGACTACTGGGCTTCGCTCCGCCCGCATATGGCCATGTTCCCCTGCTCATGGGCGCGGACGGGCGGCGGCTCTCCAAGCGCGACCATGACCTCGACCTGGGTGCCCTGCGCGCAGCGGGCGTCTCGCCGCGGCGCGTCGTGGGGCGCCTGGCCGCGCTGGTGGGACTTGCCGAGCCGGACGAGGAGGTCGACCCCGAGAAGCTGGTGGGACGCTTCTCATGGGAGACGCTGCGTGCTCACCGCACTAACGCGACGGTTGGGGATACGTTTCTGTTGTGA
- a CDS encoding metallophosphoesterase family protein, protein MRYDIVSDTHGVLTDQLLHALEGADLIVHAGDICSISNYERLCRIATVKACLGNNDHGHDYGPLVRRDVHFFSEGLRWQICHYRERLDLQTCDIAICGHTHRPLVGRDRRTGTLVMNPGSPTSPRAGGPTIGRIMVDDERVISAEIIKLDDGRLKNRSWF, encoded by the coding sequence ATGAGGTACGACATCGTCTCTGACACCCATGGCGTCCTCACCGACCAGCTGCTGCATGCTCTCGAGGGCGCCGACCTCATCGTGCACGCAGGGGACATCTGCTCCATTTCGAACTATGAGCGTCTGTGCCGGATTGCCACGGTCAAGGCCTGTCTTGGCAACAACGACCATGGCCACGACTATGGCCCGCTGGTACGCCGGGACGTTCACTTCTTCTCGGAGGGGCTGCGGTGGCAGATCTGCCACTATCGCGAGCGACTTGACCTCCAGACCTGTGACATCGCCATCTGCGGCCATACGCATCGACCCCTCGTGGGGCGTGACCGGCGCACCGGTACGCTGGTGATGAATCCGGGCAGTCCCACCTCGCCGCGCGCGGGTGGCCCCACCATCGGTCGCATCATGGTGGACGACGAGCGCGTGATCTCGGCCGAGATCATCAAGCTCGATGACGGGCGCCTCAAGAACAGGTCCTGGTTCTAG
- a CDS encoding PAS domain-containing protein, which yields MCMCTSGHVGEVSILPTGEQDGSLTARMDIPPSMVDDCSTPVACVRLDGPKSVLYANEAFCALLGYSQGEFHDIYRDGGHTLNELVHVDDRSYVNRVLDTMEPGASELMQLRLRTHDGGLRSISMVCGLSRASHDGRMAMLLHVDFHTIDYKGQATYDEYFGGVRQFIDWLVPYAVAEYTIGENGHFIFLNKYVLESLGFTGTMPERAPGMHSPLFSIFPVDTIARMTRRAFANVTESSRTAHASGYLYGIGSTGVDLDGKVIKIRGEVPGQDIYRFVGSLFSDDEQSLRTGELARLVDASSEALAVFSFEKDLTFLRCLWTRMPSELGVFASVSVNLNLDDGTAHWESVRPLGARADMARRYHDFRDGKVVPDLEEPVDFEWKVSDFSRKFSGNFLTVGDGGLYFVVRDRNEAPVTDVECDSLASSSADPEDCPGRKADGEVSSDVTRGREAGAAATDASDPPTVDAGQVERFLATVPGMESVDPTIVADVLKTLATTGKPPASLVPAVRPGVLGSPPLSFESGEDDPLGGRHVSIHTFGLFDIFVDGVPVSFKNESAKELLALIVNRRGGFVTSRKATSTLWPEEPVNKTTMARYRKAAMRLSRTLEQYGVQAILEKDGGSRRINPSLVDCDLYSYLWEGHTSLFKGRYMSEYSWAEDYLAELLYNHQGR from the coding sequence ATGTGTATGTGCACGTCCGGACATGTAGGGGAAGTGAGCATCTTGCCAACTGGCGAACAGGATGGGAGCCTGACAGCTCGTATGGATATTCCCCCATCGATGGTGGATGACTGCTCTACGCCCGTCGCGTGCGTGCGTCTTGATGGACCCAAGAGCGTGCTCTACGCGAACGAGGCGTTCTGCGCCCTCCTTGGGTATTCACAAGGCGAATTTCATGACATATATCGAGATGGTGGACACACCCTGAACGAGCTTGTGCATGTCGATGACCGCAGCTACGTCAACCGTGTGCTGGACACGATGGAACCCGGTGCATCCGAACTCATGCAGCTCCGTCTGCGTACCCATGACGGTGGCCTGCGTTCCATCTCAATGGTGTGTGGGCTCTCCAGAGCGTCACACGACGGTCGCATGGCAATGCTTCTGCACGTGGACTTTCACACCATCGACTATAAGGGCCAAGCCACCTATGACGAATACTTCGGCGGAGTGCGCCAGTTCATCGACTGGCTTGTTCCCTATGCGGTTGCCGAGTACACCATCGGCGAGAACGGACACTTCATCTTCCTCAACAAGTACGTTCTCGAGAGCCTTGGCTTTACGGGCACCATGCCTGAGCGTGCGCCTGGCATGCACAGCCCCCTGTTCTCCATCTTTCCCGTTGATACCATCGCGCGCATGACGCGGCGCGCGTTTGCCAACGTGACCGAATCCAGCCGCACGGCGCATGCGAGCGGCTACCTGTACGGCATCGGCTCCACTGGCGTCGACCTCGACGGCAAGGTCATCAAGATCAGGGGAGAGGTGCCTGGCCAAGACATCTATCGCTTCGTGGGCTCCCTCTTCTCGGATGATGAGCAGTCCCTGCGCACCGGGGAGCTCGCCAGACTCGTCGACGCCTCCTCAGAGGCGCTCGCGGTCTTCTCGTTCGAGAAGGACCTCACCTTCCTGCGCTGCCTCTGGACGCGTATGCCCAGCGAGCTGGGCGTCTTCGCCAGCGTATCCGTCAACCTCAATCTGGACGATGGTACCGCGCATTGGGAGTCCGTCAGGCCCCTGGGGGCGCGGGCGGACATGGCGCGTCGGTATCACGACTTCCGTGATGGCAAGGTCGTGCCCGACCTCGAGGAGCCCGTCGACTTCGAGTGGAAGGTGAGCGACTTTTCTCGCAAGTTCAGTGGCAACTTCCTCACCGTCGGTGATGGCGGCCTGTACTTTGTGGTGCGTGACCGGAACGAGGCGCCCGTCACGGACGTCGAGTGTGACAGCCTTGCCTCAAGCTCTGCCGATCCCGAGGATTGCCCTGGCAGGAAGGCGGATGGCGAAGTCAGCTCCGACGTGACACGGGGCCGAGAGGCTGGTGCGGCTGCCACCGATGCGTCGGATCCTCCCACCGTGGACGCGGGCCAGGTGGAGAGGTTTCTTGCCACCGTGCCCGGGATGGAGTCCGTCGACCCCACGATCGTGGCTGATGTGCTGAAGACGCTTGCCACGACGGGGAAGCCTCCTGCGTCGCTTGTCCCTGCCGTGCGCCCCGGCGTACTGGGGTCACCCCCTCTGTCGTTCGAATCTGGCGAGGATGACCCACTGGGGGGCAGGCACGTCTCCATCCATACGTTTGGGCTGTTTGACATCTTTGTGGATGGCGTGCCCGTGTCATTCAAGAACGAGTCTGCCAAAGAGCTGCTGGCCCTCATCGTCAACCGGCGCGGCGGCTTCGTGACCTCTCGCAAGGCAACCTCCACGCTCTGGCCCGAAGAGCCTGTCAACAAGACCACGATGGCGCGCTATCGCAAGGCGGCGATGCGCCTCAGCCGCACGCTGGAGCAGTATGGCGTGCAGGCGATTCTCGAGAAGGATGGTGGCTCGCGTCGCATCAACCCCTCCCTTGTGGACTGCGACCTGTATAGCTACCTATGGGAGGGCCATACGAGCCTGTTCAAGGGCCGGTACATGTCTGAGTACAGTTGGGCCGAGGACTATCTCGCGGAGCTTCTCTACAACCACCAGGGTCGATAG
- a CDS encoding glycosyltransferase-like family 2, with the protein MNPVIVIPSYWNRGEDAVEFGDVCAYDHATPVLKPVPELEVCLDSLEDVRGILRVIVLLVAPADCEADARARVDGICRAHRDLNPLVIGSAEAEVIAGAVERCVPRLGGSAIALRGYGAIRNMGLAVASVLGHDVVVFLDDDQVVPNGDFLIDALYGLGMKTRQNLPILAKSGYFLDTDGSPYAPQGDLPLRDRFWSKRVSFNQWMHRALSTTRISRSNYVCGGCFALAGEAFTHVAFDPTITRGEDLDYLLNMRMMGYDVWFDNAWCVRHVPPDDSSHATRFLQDVYRWEYEIAKLGRANATIGMRQVRPESLRPYPADWLDGGNVRRRVLLTSLIRMLAGPERGRYASILFRRRHEAQGWAASVAGTYFELLTYWPQIMSFLWDNMLIARRVVNMGTPNDYGACVRPGAAHGPSTGLASSAVSWGGHRE; encoded by the coding sequence TTGAACCCTGTCATCGTCATTCCCAGCTACTGGAATCGCGGAGAGGATGCCGTGGAGTTTGGTGACGTATGCGCCTACGACCATGCCACACCCGTGCTCAAGCCAGTTCCCGAGCTGGAGGTGTGTCTCGATTCGCTCGAGGACGTTCGTGGGATCCTGCGCGTGATTGTGCTGTTGGTTGCCCCTGCGGACTGCGAGGCGGATGCCCGTGCGCGCGTGGACGGCATCTGCCGCGCACATCGCGACCTCAACCCGCTGGTCATTGGGTCGGCCGAGGCTGAGGTCATCGCGGGCGCCGTGGAGCGCTGCGTCCCCAGGCTGGGTGGCTCGGCCATCGCACTGCGCGGCTATGGCGCCATCCGCAACATGGGCCTGGCCGTCGCCTCGGTGCTCGGCCATGACGTGGTGGTGTTCCTCGATGATGATCAGGTGGTGCCCAATGGGGACTTTCTCATAGACGCGCTCTATGGCCTGGGCATGAAGACGCGCCAGAATCTACCCATCCTGGCCAAGAGCGGTTACTTCCTCGATACGGATGGCTCTCCCTATGCCCCGCAGGGGGATCTGCCGCTGCGTGACCGCTTTTGGTCCAAGCGCGTAAGCTTCAACCAGTGGATGCACCGGGCCCTCTCGACCACGCGCATCTCCCGGTCGAACTACGTGTGCGGCGGCTGCTTCGCCCTCGCGGGGGAGGCATTCACGCACGTGGCCTTCGATCCCACCATCACGCGCGGGGAGGACCTTGACTACCTGCTCAACATGCGCATGATGGGGTACGACGTGTGGTTCGACAATGCCTGGTGCGTGCGGCACGTCCCCCCGGACGACTCCTCCCACGCCACGCGCTTCCTGCAGGACGTCTATCGCTGGGAGTACGAGATCGCCAAGCTCGGGCGCGCCAATGCCACCATCGGCATGCGTCAGGTACGCCCCGAGTCCCTTCGGCCCTATCCTGCGGACTGGTTGGATGGGGGGAACGTGCGGCGACGCGTGCTGCTCACGTCCCTCATCCGCATGCTCGCCGGCCCCGAGCGCGGGCGCTATGCCAGCATACTGTTCAGGCGTCGCCACGAGGCGCAGGGATGGGCCGCAAGTGTCGCGGGCACCTACTTCGAACTGTTGACCTATTGGCCCCAGATCATGTCGTTCCTGTGGGACAACATGCTCATTGCGCGTCGCGTGGTGAACATGGGCACTCCCAACGACTATGGCGCGTGCGTTCGCCCTGGCGCGGCCCATGGGCCATCCACGGGCCTGGCGTCCTCTGCCGTGAGCTGGGGAGGTCACCGTGAGTAG